In Rutidosis leptorrhynchoides isolate AG116_Rl617_1_P2 unplaced genomic scaffold, CSIRO_AGI_Rlap_v1 contig523, whole genome shotgun sequence, the sequence ATCGGGCTCCGTCTCTTGATGGGAAGGAGTCCGATTATTTTCTTTAATTTTAACATCTTCACTTGCTTTTGTTCATTTATTGGCTTCTAACCTTGTCTTCGTTTGTATTTCTTTTGTAGATAATGAGTTGTTGAAGAAATGAGCGCAAGAGGAAGCGCGACCAACAAAAGAGGATGAGAGCCATCGATGCAAACAAGAAGATGGAGTCAGCCGCTGAAACTTCGACCGAGGCCGAGAGGGCTCTTGCTCCAAAGAGGAAGGCCATGGCATACTCACTTCACTTTGCCAAGAAGAAAATTGTCTCGGTAAGGATGAGGCCATCATCGGGTTGGAAGGGGGAGAAGCGGCTAATCAAGAAGAAAATCGAGACCCGCGATGCAGACGTTGCTTCTCTTATGGAGAGGGTCTAAGACCTCGAGAAATTCGTGCTCGACACCATCTCCAAGTACAAGAACTCGAAAAGGTTTGAAGAGGACATCCGTGTGGCAACGGAAGATGCTAGGGGCGAGATTGCCGCTAGTATTTATCAAGAGCCTTGGGACAACTTTGCGGCTGCTTTTCCCCAACTTGATGTGTCGTCCAAGTTGACCAATCTTTATTCTCTTGATGATGATGGAGATGAAGAGCTTCCCTTGGTCGAAGATGGTGTTGAAGCGGAGGATGCTGAAGAGCGTCACGAGGAGGAGGATCAACTTGGGCCGAACGTCATCGACCCGAGCCATACCAACGCCGAAGAGAGAGCCCAACTCGTTGAGACCTCAGCCGGCAATGGAGCGGCCGACGTGAACTGAGGCCTCACCTACTCGAACCGAAGCCATCCGTCCGACGCTGAGACCTAATCCGAGTCGATCCAAGCTTAGACTTGTTGATCCTCCTCTGCTTTTCTCTTTTGCAAAACTCTTTGGATGAATGTAACAAATATTTTTCATATTTGGATGATTGTACTTTGATATTTTTCATGCTTTCAGATTGTTTTTCTTTCGAATTTTAATCTTACTTGCATTTTATTTGTTTTCTCATACTTAGTGAATTTTGTGTTGAAATATTTACCATGTGTATGGTAGTTTCCCTAACGAAAACAAAGTGATCGGTTATGCCCTAAAGGCCGATTACTTGTAGCGTTTCTCTTGGGTCTTTGATTTTCTATGCTTTGCTTACATGGTTGCCCCCATCGAAAGGAGTCGAATCCATATTATTTCAACGTGAGTTCGACTCGTTTTGATTTGAAACGAACCATTCCACGCTCGTCATTGCCCAACCGAAAGAGGCGAATAGACGCCTATGTGTCAGTCCAGCTTGTCCCACGTGGTTGAGTCTCCACTTGTCTTTGAAGGATTTTAAGATTTGCCACGAAAGTTTGGACGACTAAGGTTCGGGGAGACTCGCGTGTGAGCGAGCTCGACTTCTACCTATTGTAGTCGGTCCTCTGTCTTTCTCGTGGTGGGACGACTCAAGTTTGAGGATTGTCAGGCTCCGACTCATCTTCATCGGTCTCCGTCCTTGTTTCCTTTGAAAGTTTTGGCTGAAAAGCCTAAGGATGAATGCCATTTAGCTAAGACTCCTGGGTTTATTTTCGCAAAATTTTGCAGCGATTTTATCTAAGTGTAAGGGTTGAACTCATAAGAATGAATAACCAAGAAATGCCTCAATAGGCTCACATAAAAACATAAGCAAATACAATGTTAAGTGCCTCAAAAGGGCTTACAACACAAATGTTTGCCGCAAGGGCCGAATAACATTGTTTTTAACAAAAGTTTTACAAAATGGCTTAGCATCGAGCTCCTCCAAGCGATAAGCGCCGGGTCGAGACAAGAGTACAACTCGGTACGGACCCTCCCAATTTAGACTTAGCTTTCCATCTGCTTCCAAAGGCTTTGATGGCTCCATCTTTCTAAGTACCAAGTCTCCAATCTTGAAAGCTCGGCCACGGATGCGCTTGTTGTAAAACTTGGCAGTTAACTTTTGTTGCTCGACAATTCTTTTTGTGGCGTCTTCATGAATTTCATCAATAAGGTCTAAGTTGAGGAGTAGACCCTCTTCGTTCACTCTCGACTCATAGTGTTGGATTCGGTAAGAATTAAGGCCAACATCGACCGGGATGATTATATCTTGTCCATAGGTCAAACGATAAGGAGTCTCGCCGGTGGCAACTTTGCAAGTCGTTCGATATGCCTAAAGGACCTTTGGCAACTCGTCAACCCATTCTTTCTTGGCAAGGCTAGGAGCTTCTTCTTAAGTCCGTCGAGGATGGATCGGTTTGTGACCTCCACTTGGCCATTCGCGGATGGATGCGCTACTGAGGTAAACCTTTGCTCGACGTTGTATCTTTTCAGAAAATTCTTGAAGTGCTCGCTATCGAATTGCTTTCCGTTATTTGAGATCATGAAGTGGGGAAGCTCGAAACAACATATGATAGACTCCAAAATGAAGGAATTGATTCTCTTCGCCGTAATGGTGGATAGCGCTTCAGCCtctacccactttgtgaaataatcAATAGCCACAAAGACAAACTTCTTTTGACCCGATCTGTACGACAATGGACCGAGTATGTCTATTCCCCAAATGTCTAAAGGAATGGGAGACACAATAGGAGCAATCTCTTTGGCGGGCTGCCTTGGGATGGCTGCGAACCTTTGGCATGGGTCGCATCTCTTGATGAAGTCCATTGCATCCTTCTAAATTGTTGGCCAAAAGAATCCTTGTCTAAGTATTTTGTAGGATAGGGACCGACCTCCTAAGTGTTGTCCGCAAATGCCTTCATGAGTTTCATGAAGGGCATAGTCGGCCTCTTCGGGGGTCAAACACCTTAGGAAAGGGCCCAAGATGGATCTCTTGTACAAGGCTCCTCTAATGATGGTGTACTTCGCGGCTTTTCGGATGAGTTTTTGAGCTTCGGCTGGATCATCGGGCACAAAACCATCAACGATGTAAGAGCGGATGGGAGTCATCCAATCGGGTGGACACATTATTGGTGCAACTAATGGAATGTCGACCGATGACCTTTCCAAGACCTCCGTGTACACAGGTCGGTCTATGTCTTCCAAGTCACCCAATGCGAGCTTTGAGAGAGTGTTGACATGGGTGTTTTGATCCCTTGGGATGTGCACAACTTGAAAATTGTCGAACTGACTTAGCATGGTCCGAACTATCTGGAGGTACTTTGCCATCCTCTCGCTTCGAGTCACATAATCTCCGAAAACTTGTTTGGTTACCAACTAAGAATCGCTATGGATTCGGACATTCTTCACACGGAGACTTTACGCCAAACTAAGCAGCAACAAGCATAGCTTCATATTCGTCTTCGTCGTTGGTAGAGTCGAAGTCGAGAGCGAGAGCGTACTCGACGGGAAAATCATCGGAGCTTATTAAGACGATTCCGGCTCCACTGCCCGATTTGTTCGAAGCACCATCGAAGTAAAAGTTCCAATACTTAATTTCTGGGGCTTCGGGGCCGACTGCAATGGTGGGTCCTCCAATCGGTCTGGCTCGTCCGATCGATCTGGGTGTCGACTCTGGTCTTCTCTTTAGGCTCGTTTGGGATTGTGCATTCTAGGATAAAGTCCGCTAAAGCTTGATTTTTGATGGCTGGGCGCGGATGATAAGAGATATCAAATTCACCTAGCTCCACGTTCCATTTAATCATCCTCCTGCTTGATTGAATATTATGAAGAATCTTGTAGAGTGGCTGCTTGGTAAGGACTCATATTGGATGGGCTTGGAAGTAGGGACGAAGTTTTCTCGATGCCATGATAAGTACCAATGCAAATTTCTCGACCTTCGAGTATCGGGTCTCTGCTCCTTGAAGGACCTTACTCACATAATACATGGGTTTTTAGGTTCTACCCTCTTCTTTAACCAACACAACACTTACGATTACTTTAGACACAACCAGGTACACTATGAGTGGCTCTCCTTCAATTGGCTTTGCCAAGAGTGGAGGCGAAGCGAGGTACCTTTTAAGCTCTTGGAACGTATGGCTGCATTTGGGAGTCCACTTGAAGGATTTCTTAAGTATGTCGAAGAAGTGAAGGCACTTGTCTCCGGAACGAGACATGAACCGACCAAGGGCGGCGATCCGACTCGTGAGACGATGAACATCTTTTGTGTCGGACGGATCCACTATGTCGATGATAGATCAAATCTTGTCGGGGTTTGCTTCGATCCCTCGTTGAGAAACCATGAGACCCAAGAACTTGCCCTACTTGACTTCGAAAGCACATTTCTCCGGGTTTAACTTCATGCGGTACTTTCTCAAAGACGACGAATGATTCGGCTAAGTCCGGGATGTGATCCTCTTTGCGGACACTCTTCACAAGCATATCATCAATGCAGACCTCCATGTCCTTACCGAGTTGGGACTTGAAGATTTGTTCACGAGGCGTTGATACGTAGCACCCACGTTCTTCAGTCCGAACGTCATGACGACGTAGCAATAAAAACCCTTGTTCGTGACGAAGGAGACTTTTGGCATGTCTGAGAGGAGCATGAGGATCTGGTTGCAGCCCGAGAATGCATCCATGAAGCTTAAGAGCTCATGCCCTGCCGTGGCGTCGATCAAAATATCTATGCGTGGAAGTGGGTAATGATCCTTGGGACAAGCATCGTTGAGATCTCTAAAGTCAATGCAAATGCGCCACTTTCCGTTCGCTTTTTCGACCATCGCGGGGTTGGATAGCCACTCGGGGTACTTTATCTCCTTGACGAAACCTGCTCGAAGGAGCTTGTCTACCTCTTGATTGATCACCACTTGCCTCTTTGCGGCGTAAGCCCTCTTCTTTCGCTTGATTGGTTTTCGGGACGGATCGACGTTGAGCTTGTGGACCATGACGTCGAGGTCGATCCCACGCACGTCTGCCACGAACCATGCGAATACGTCGCTATTGATGCGGAGGAACTTGATAAGGTTGTCACAGAGCTCATCTTCACGCACATCGCCTATGAAGGTCACTTGTTTGGGGTCTTGATCACAAATTCGGATGAGCACTAACTCTTCTACAGGTTCGGCATGAGGAGTGGAAAAGTCATCACGAACGTCAAAGTCAATGGCCAAAGTTTCTCGGGTTGCACCCTTAGGGGAGGAGTCGGGCTCCGTCTCAAGAAGGTGAGACGGGCCGACAGTCTTCGGGGTGGAGTCGGCATGAAGCACAACCGAATTTCCCTTCGAACTCGATGGTTTCGTGCCGGACGATTTGGAGAGGTAAGCCGTCTTGATGAGATTGTCATGCTCTTGATGCTCGAGAGACTTGAAAGTTGCTAAGTGACACACTTGCGCGACCTTTTTTGTTTCCTCACACTACGCTTATGCCCTTCAGCGTGGGGAACTTGAAGCACTGGTAGAGAAAAGACGCCACTCCTTAGAATGCCGCAATGCCTTGTTGCCCGAAAATTGCATTATAGGAAGTCGAATCTTCGATTACGAGCCAATTGATCATGTGAACAGAGCGTCGGTCTGCTTCTCCAAGAGAGACCGGAAGTCTAATGGCACCGACCACCGAGATTTTAATGCGATTCACGACGTAGATAGGTCCCGAAGAAGGAGATAGGTACTAATCATCGAAGCCCATTTCCTTGAAAGCATGATAATAAAGGATGTCTATGGAGCTGCCATCATCGACCAAGACTCTCCACACATCGGTGTTGGTGATGGTCATTTCTATCACAAGGGGATCGGAGTGCGGATACAAGATATTTACCAAATCCTCTTCCTTGAAGCTTATGATGGGCCTAGGAGTCGGGGCCTTCCTCTTCCTTTGAGGGATGTCGATGGACATGACTTCTCGGACCATTGCTTTCTTTCCTTTGTTGCTTATCCTAAACTCTTCGCCAACTATCATGTGAACCACGCCTCCACCCGGAGGCATCTCAAGCTCGGGCGGAGGACTCTTCTCTTTGTTCTGATTCGTCTTCTTCCACTTACCAcggcggttgttgttgcgatttccATTTTTTAACTTGATCGGACCCCTCTCTTGTGCGTCGCGGCCATCCTTTGTGAATGAGTCGAGCTTCTCTTGTCTGATGAGGAATTCAATCTCATCTTTGAGTTGTCTATACTCATCGGTGGTGTGACCATAATCCTTGTGGAATTGGCAAAAAGAATCAAAGTTCTTTCGGCTCGCTGCCGCTCGCATAGGCTTTGGGTAGCAAATGTAGTTGGGGTTGGACTCTTGGATAGCCATGAGGACGCAGCTATGTGGCAAGGTCAGAGGCGTGTACTTGTCATACTTCGATGGGTAGTCTGATCGGGTCTTGTCACCCTCTCGGGTTGGGTCGTGGTTGTCATCCCAATTGTGCTTTTTGTCATTTTTTCCTACTTGATTCTTATCATCAAACTTCCTCTTCTTGTCACCTTCTCGATTCTTATCGGACTCAGGCACTACATCTTCCACTAGCATTTCTTCACCGCCTTGGCCAAAAGTTCTACCATCGTCCTTGGCGGCCTATTTGCAAGGGCAGCCGTGAGAGCTTCATTCATTGTTCCGG encodes:
- the LOC139884237 gene encoding uncharacterized protein, which codes for MAKYLQIVRTMLSQFDNFQVVHIPRDQNTHVNTLSKLALGDLEDIDRPVYTEVLERSSVDIPLVAPIMCPPDWMTPIRSYIVDGFVPDDPAEAQKLIRKAAKYTIIRGALYKRSILGPFLRCLTPEEADYALHETHEGICGQHLGGRSLSYKILRQGFFWPTI